One genomic segment of Ferrimonas sp. YFM includes these proteins:
- a CDS encoding endonuclease: protein MKQLIGLSGALLLLSGAAQAQIDNGDFETWSGGTPQGWTTIDSGIRLSQSTAYATTGNSSAQVEVLTGTQSNTDFRQSIPVTAGVPIEVSVDLYHTEGNVKARLYVGAYQGYSNPALTGQWQTLSHSYTPSSTGNIEVGLRFYDESGFDGNETVYVDNFRPRNDSTPVPGCEDTEATLSLTTDGYGSETSWNLADAQGTELYSGNGYGNNEQVTETFCLADGDYRFTINDSYGDGLLGSAGYSIEIGGQVVVQGSQFTYSQSSSFTVGAGGGDNGGGDNGGATNLEAYYLSAEGMTGYSLKNELHNIIKGHSSQGYSALWQFYQANELDNYYENDGSILDIYSEKPTSGDSVHFSAGQDQCGSYSREGDCYNREHSFPKSWFGGKVEPMNSDVHHIFATDGYVNAKRSNYPYGEVVSASYTSGNGSKLGTDASGRTLFEPIDEFKGDLARAYFYMATRYQDKVAGWESNSSNSDLVLDGSADRVFEPWLLALLKQWHLDDPVSQKERDRNQAAFEHQGNRNPFVDHPEFVEMIW, encoded by the coding sequence ATGAAACAGCTAATCGGCCTTTCCGGGGCTCTACTACTGCTGTCCGGTGCCGCTCAGGCACAGATAGACAATGGCGATTTTGAAACTTGGAGCGGTGGAACGCCGCAGGGATGGACCACCATAGACAGTGGCATTCGTCTCAGTCAGTCGACTGCTTATGCCACCACCGGCAACAGCTCCGCTCAGGTGGAGGTGTTGACCGGAACTCAGAGTAATACCGATTTCAGGCAGTCCATTCCCGTGACCGCCGGGGTGCCCATTGAGGTGTCGGTGGATCTCTACCACACCGAAGGTAACGTCAAGGCACGACTCTATGTGGGCGCCTACCAGGGTTACTCCAATCCTGCACTGACCGGTCAGTGGCAGACGCTGAGCCACAGCTATACCCCCAGCAGCACAGGCAACATAGAGGTCGGGTTGCGCTTCTATGATGAAAGCGGCTTCGACGGCAACGAGACCGTTTATGTGGATAATTTCCGTCCACGCAATGATTCGACTCCCGTGCCCGGCTGCGAGGATACCGAGGCAACTCTGTCCCTGACCACAGATGGTTATGGCAGCGAAACCTCCTGGAATCTGGCCGATGCCCAGGGCACTGAGCTCTACAGTGGCAACGGTTATGGCAACAATGAACAGGTGACAGAGACTTTCTGCCTGGCCGACGGGGATTACCGCTTTACCATCAACGACAGCTATGGTGACGGACTCCTGGGCAGTGCCGGTTACAGCATCGAGATCGGTGGACAGGTGGTGGTGCAGGGGAGCCAGTTCACCTACAGCCAGAGCAGCAGCTTTACCGTGGGCGCCGGCGGAGGTGACAACGGTGGTGGTGACAACGGCGGTGCCACCAACCTGGAAGCCTACTACCTGAGTGCCGAAGGCATGACCGGTTACTCCCTCAAGAATGAACTGCACAACATCATCAAGGGACACTCCTCCCAAGGGTACAGCGCCCTGTGGCAATTCTACCAGGCCAATGAGCTGGACAACTATTACGAGAACGATGGCTCCATCCTGGACATCTACTCGGAGAAGCCTACGTCCGGTGACAGCGTCCACTTCAGCGCCGGTCAGGACCAATGTGGCAGCTACAGCCGCGAGGGCGACTGCTACAACCGCGAGCACTCCTTCCCCAAGAGCTGGTTTGGCGGCAAGGTGGAGCCGATGAACTCCGATGTGCACCACATCTTTGCCACCGATGGTTATGTGAATGCCAAGCGCAGCAACTACCCCTATGGCGAGGTGGTCAGCGCCAGCTATACCTCAGGCAATGGCTCCAAATTGGGCACCGATGCCAGTGGTCGCACCCTGTTTGAACCCATCGATGAGTTCAAGGGCGATCTGGCCCGTGCCTACTTCTATATGGCCACCCGTTACCAGGACAAGGTTGCCGGCTGGGAAAGCAACAGCAGCAACTCCGATCTGGTGCTGGACGGCAGCGCGGACCGGGTGTTCGAACCCTGGCTGCTGGCCCTGCTGAAGCAGTGGCATCTGGATGATCCTGTGAGTCAGAAGGAGCGGGATCGCAACCAGGCGGCGTTTGAGCATCAGGGCAACCGTAACCCCTTCGTCGACCATCCTGAATTTGTGGAGATGATCTGGTAA
- a CDS encoding 3'-5' exonuclease: protein MTQTPADTLVVLDFETTGLSPNQGDRAIEIGAVKLHQGQVVDRFQQLMNPGFRVSGFIEGYTGITNAMLAGAPGCDEVMDGFADFIDGCNMVAHNASFDQRFLDAELAAVGRDYAGDFVCSMLLARRLYPEAPNHKLGSLVTFKSIPHDGVFHRALADAQMTADLWMAMLADLQGDWGVSAPRFAQLKKLSKTPKAQVSRVLASLA, encoded by the coding sequence TTGACCCAAACGCCTGCCGATACCCTGGTGGTGCTCGATTTTGAAACCACCGGCCTCTCTCCCAATCAGGGGGACAGAGCCATAGAGATCGGGGCGGTCAAGCTGCACCAGGGGCAGGTGGTCGACCGGTTCCAGCAGCTGATGAACCCAGGGTTTCGGGTCAGTGGCTTCATCGAAGGCTATACCGGCATCACCAACGCCATGTTGGCGGGTGCGCCGGGGTGCGATGAGGTGATGGATGGCTTTGCCGACTTCATCGACGGTTGCAACATGGTGGCACACAACGCGTCGTTCGACCAACGCTTCCTGGACGCCGAGCTGGCGGCCGTTGGCCGGGACTATGCCGGAGACTTTGTCTGCTCCATGCTGCTGGCCCGCCGCCTCTATCCCGAAGCGCCCAACCACAAGTTGGGCTCCCTGGTGACCTTCAAATCCATTCCCCATGATGGCGTGTTCCACCGCGCCCTGGCCGATGCCCAGATGACTGCGGATCTGTGGATGGCGATGCTGGCGGATCTGCAAGGAGACTGGGGAGTGAGTGCCCCTCGCTTTGCTCAGTTGAAGAAGCTGTCCAAGACCCCCAAGGCCCAAGTTTCCCGGGTGCTTGCCTCCCTGGCCTGA
- a CDS encoding YjjW family glycine radical enzyme activase: MEIRALTPVAPRPGMVSRILPFSCVDGPGSRLVVFFQGCNMDCPGCHNPQTIGQCNHCGDCIEHCPNGALSLERGSGQRKRKLCDESQCQSCDLCLPHCPRSGNPNAVSFDVASLVERIARHAPLLDGVTFSGGEATLQRQFLVRLCDALDQDRRTAHLGRLIDSNGLLAAGHWPALLERVDGMMLDIKGMDSAIHKRLTGRDNQQVLASAKLLAQANKLAELRWLVVEGVNDGDDELTALIELYHSLPSPPALRLNRYQHHGVGERGQSLAETTSERVEALYGQLSEAGVTLLPLVRL; the protein is encoded by the coding sequence GTGGAAATAAGAGCCCTGACCCCAGTGGCTCCCCGGCCCGGGATGGTGAGCCGCATCCTGCCCTTCAGCTGTGTGGATGGTCCGGGCAGCCGCCTGGTGGTGTTCTTCCAGGGGTGCAACATGGACTGCCCCGGCTGTCACAACCCCCAGACCATAGGCCAGTGCAACCATTGCGGCGACTGCATCGAACACTGCCCCAACGGTGCCCTGTCCCTTGAGCGGGGCTCTGGCCAGCGTAAGCGCAAATTGTGTGACGAAAGCCAGTGTCAAAGCTGCGATCTCTGCCTGCCTCACTGCCCCAGAAGTGGCAACCCCAATGCGGTGAGCTTCGATGTGGCCTCTCTGGTGGAGCGCATTGCCCGTCATGCTCCTCTGCTCGATGGCGTCACCTTCTCCGGCGGCGAAGCCACCTTGCAGCGTCAGTTTCTGGTCAGGCTGTGTGATGCCCTGGACCAGGATCGCCGCACTGCCCACCTGGGGCGGTTGATCGACTCCAACGGCCTGCTGGCGGCGGGCCACTGGCCGGCCTTGCTGGAGCGGGTGGATGGGATGATGCTGGACATCAAGGGGATGGATTCGGCCATCCACAAGCGCCTGACCGGCCGGGATAACCAGCAGGTGCTGGCCAGCGCTAAATTGCTGGCCCAGGCGAACAAGCTGGCGGAGCTTCGCTGGCTGGTGGTGGAGGGCGTCAACGACGGTGACGACGAACTGACGGCACTCATCGAGCTCTACCACTCGCTGCCCAGTCCCCCGGCGCTCCGTCTCAATCGCTATCAGCACCACGGCGTCGGCGAACGGGGCCAGAGTCTGGCCGAAACCACCTCAGAGCGTGTGGAGGCCTTGTATGGCCAGCTGTCTGAAGCGGGCGTCACATTGCTGCCCTTGGTGCGCCTCTGA
- a CDS encoding YjjI family glycine radical enzyme, producing the protein MSQIEELQQAVLGHITNPNLTLPQKQLALAQLAESLLPRNPYGEEVEQAFERGILHDMFESQSPFKPRYVLPDYARAMTQGSEFLEMAPPQDLDEALNFLSILYLNVPSVTGYPVFLGHLDQLLEPYVEGVNDADLEKALTLFWQRLDRTLPDSFVHANLGPEDSRVGRMILKVDAKLAQSVPNLTFRYQQGVTPDDLLRRVTDNIIACNKPHVANHEAIDAEFDKGYGVVSCYNALPLGGGSHTLLRLNLLRSYELCDGSEQDYIDNVVPRCSELMASAMTHRIRFLVVESGFFDHHFLCKEGLVSLDRFTAMFGIYGLAELVNLLMDAKGLPGRFGLDREATALGERIVAAYRRQVDHLEMIHCEGGLMRLHSQSGISCDKEETAGTRIPVGSEPDPLSHILACAPMHQYFDGGISDIFGLDPTIRHNPGALERLVSGGFGMGLKMFTANLSDNDLVRVTGYMVKRSDIDKFRHQAERHNSTCLGAEAVDVVKILERQARVVSQEQHPVSLWK; encoded by the coding sequence ATGTCCCAGATAGAAGAGTTACAGCAGGCCGTGCTCGGCCACATCACCAATCCCAATCTCACCCTGCCGCAGAAACAGCTGGCCCTGGCCCAGCTGGCGGAGTCTCTGCTGCCCAGAAATCCCTATGGCGAAGAGGTGGAACAGGCGTTCGAGCGTGGCATTCTCCATGACATGTTTGAGAGTCAGAGCCCATTCAAGCCCAGGTACGTCTTGCCGGATTACGCCAGGGCGATGACCCAGGGCAGTGAGTTTCTCGAGATGGCACCGCCGCAGGATCTGGATGAGGCGCTGAACTTCCTCTCCATCCTCTACCTCAATGTGCCGTCGGTGACCGGTTATCCGGTGTTCCTCGGTCACCTGGACCAGCTGCTGGAGCCCTATGTGGAAGGGGTGAACGATGCCGACCTGGAGAAAGCCCTGACCCTGTTCTGGCAACGGTTGGATCGCACCCTGCCGGACTCTTTTGTGCACGCCAACCTGGGGCCCGAGGACAGCCGGGTCGGACGGATGATTCTCAAGGTGGATGCCAAGCTGGCCCAGTCGGTGCCCAACCTGACCTTCCGTTACCAGCAGGGGGTGACCCCGGATGACCTGCTGCGCCGGGTCACCGACAACATCATCGCCTGCAACAAGCCCCATGTGGCCAACCATGAGGCGATCGACGCCGAGTTTGATAAGGGCTACGGGGTGGTCAGTTGTTACAACGCCCTGCCCCTTGGGGGCGGTTCTCACACCCTGCTGCGGCTGAATCTGCTGCGCTCCTATGAGCTGTGTGACGGCAGTGAGCAGGATTACATCGACAACGTGGTGCCCCGCTGCTCAGAGCTGATGGCCAGTGCCATGACCCATCGCATCCGTTTCCTGGTGGTGGAGTCCGGTTTCTTTGACCATCACTTCCTGTGTAAGGAGGGGTTGGTTTCCTTGGACCGCTTTACCGCCATGTTTGGCATCTATGGGCTGGCGGAACTGGTGAATCTGTTGATGGATGCTAAGGGCTTGCCAGGTCGTTTTGGCCTGGACCGGGAAGCCACCGCACTGGGTGAGCGCATTGTCGCCGCCTATCGTCGCCAGGTGGACCATCTGGAGATGATCCACTGTGAAGGCGGCCTGATGAGGCTGCACTCCCAGTCCGGCATCTCCTGCGACAAGGAGGAGACCGCCGGCACCCGCATCCCCGTGGGCAGTGAGCCGGATCCCCTGAGTCATATCCTCGCCTGTGCCCCGATGCATCAATACTTCGATGGCGGCATCAGCGACATCTTTGGCCTGGACCCGACCATACGTCACAACCCCGGCGCCCTGGAGCGGCTGGTCAGCGGCGGCTTTGGCATGGGCCTGAAGATGTTCACCGCCAACCTGTCGGACAACGACTTGGTCCGGGTCACCGGTTACATGGTGAAGCGCTCCGACATCGACAAGTTCCGCCATCAGGCGGAGCGGCATAACTCCACCTGTCTGGGTGCAGAGGCGGTGGACGTGGTGAAAATTCTTGAGCGTCAGGCCAGGGTGGTCAGTCAGGAGCAGCACCCGGTTTCCCTGTGGAAATAA
- a CDS encoding DNA topoisomerase III has product MRLYIAEKPSLGRAIAAVLPKPHKKHEGYIELGNGDCVSWCVGHLLEQAEPGDYDESWRSWQEQHLPIVPADWQLKTRKGCHKQLTVLRKLMKQADELVHAGDPDREGQLLVDEVVHHCKVAQTKRQGMKRLLVSDLTPAAVTRALGQLRSNRDFVSLSVSALARSRADWLYGINLTRAYTLQGRKVNYSGVLSVGRVQTPLLGLVVRRDLAIESFVSKPFYEVLAHLTTEAGEAFTAKWVPSEACKPYMDEEGRVLARGLAENVAGRITDQPGSVSSLSKKRKSQGAPLPYNLSALQIDAAKRFGFSAQRVLDLAQALYERHQLITYPRSDSRHLPSQQHGDAPRVTAAIAANSDALSQAVEGADTSRRGKAWNDAKVDAHHAVIPTDKRGAGGLSADERKLYELIARQYLLQFYPDYRFDETKVEVTIGTGLFRAAAKVPVEMGWKALFPQKEKSDDEESANLPQLSEGQSLHCQRGEVVEKQTQPPKHFTDATLLAAMTNIAAHVTDKALKSILKETDGLGTEATRAGIIELLFKRGFLTRQGKQIRATEAGRALIASLPESATTPDMTARWESALESIRERQLSYQGFMGPLTEQLQALVSGARQHLPESLRGVSAPSRRGRKGARSSGRGNRSVKGRKTKGKSPA; this is encoded by the coding sequence ATGAGACTCTACATCGCCGAAAAACCCAGCCTGGGGCGGGCCATCGCCGCCGTGCTGCCCAAGCCCCATAAGAAGCATGAGGGCTACATTGAGCTGGGCAATGGCGATTGTGTCAGTTGGTGTGTCGGTCACCTGCTGGAGCAGGCAGAGCCCGGTGATTATGACGAAAGCTGGCGCTCCTGGCAGGAACAACACCTGCCCATCGTTCCCGCCGACTGGCAGCTCAAGACCCGAAAAGGGTGTCATAAGCAGCTGACGGTGTTGCGCAAGCTGATGAAACAAGCAGATGAGCTGGTGCACGCCGGCGATCCGGATCGGGAGGGGCAGCTGCTGGTGGATGAGGTGGTGCACCACTGCAAAGTGGCTCAAACCAAGCGCCAGGGGATGAAACGACTGCTGGTCAGCGACCTGACCCCGGCGGCGGTCACCCGGGCCCTGGGGCAACTGCGCAGCAATCGCGACTTTGTTTCCCTGTCGGTCTCCGCCCTGGCCCGCTCCCGGGCCGACTGGCTCTATGGCATCAACCTGACCCGGGCCTACACCCTGCAGGGGCGCAAGGTGAACTACTCAGGTGTGCTCTCCGTAGGGCGGGTGCAGACGCCCCTGCTGGGGCTGGTGGTGCGCCGGGATCTGGCCATCGAGTCTTTCGTTTCCAAGCCCTTTTATGAAGTGCTGGCTCATCTCACTACCGAGGCGGGCGAGGCGTTCACCGCCAAATGGGTACCCAGTGAGGCGTGCAAACCCTACATGGATGAGGAGGGCAGGGTGCTGGCACGGGGACTGGCGGAGAATGTGGCCGGGCGCATCACCGACCAGCCCGGCAGCGTTTCCTCGTTGTCGAAAAAGCGCAAGAGTCAGGGGGCACCGTTGCCCTACAACCTGTCCGCCCTGCAGATCGATGCGGCCAAACGCTTTGGCTTCAGTGCCCAACGGGTGCTGGACCTGGCTCAGGCCTTGTATGAGCGGCACCAGCTTATCACCTACCCCAGGTCCGACAGCCGTCACCTGCCCAGTCAGCAGCATGGGGACGCTCCCCGGGTCACCGCCGCCATCGCCGCCAACAGCGACGCCCTGTCCCAGGCAGTTGAGGGGGCGGACACCAGCCGACGGGGCAAGGCGTGGAACGACGCCAAGGTGGATGCCCACCATGCGGTGATCCCCACAGACAAGCGCGGCGCCGGAGGCCTCTCTGCGGACGAGAGAAAGCTCTATGAGCTGATTGCCCGCCAGTATCTGCTGCAGTTCTACCCCGATTACCGTTTCGATGAAACCAAGGTGGAAGTCACCATAGGCACCGGCCTGTTCCGGGCCGCCGCCAAGGTGCCGGTGGAGATGGGCTGGAAGGCGTTGTTCCCCCAGAAGGAGAAGAGTGATGACGAGGAGAGTGCCAATCTGCCTCAACTGAGTGAGGGTCAGTCTCTTCATTGCCAGCGTGGCGAGGTGGTGGAGAAGCAGACTCAGCCTCCTAAGCACTTTACCGACGCCACTTTGCTGGCGGCCATGACCAACATCGCCGCCCATGTGACCGACAAGGCGCTCAAGAGCATCCTCAAGGAGACCGATGGACTGGGCACCGAGGCCACCCGGGCCGGCATCATCGAGTTGCTGTTCAAACGTGGGTTCCTTACCCGCCAGGGTAAGCAGATTCGGGCCACGGAGGCGGGCAGGGCGCTGATCGCCAGTTTGCCCGAGAGTGCCACCACCCCGGATATGACCGCCCGCTGGGAGTCGGCACTGGAGTCGATACGGGAGCGTCAGCTCAGTTATCAGGGGTTTATGGGTCCTTTGACCGAACAGCTTCAGGCGCTGGTGTCCGGTGCCCGGCAGCACCTGCCGGAGTCCCTGCGAGGGGTGTCGGCCCCCAGTCGGCGCGGCAGAAAGGGGGCCCGCAGTTCAGGCAGAGGCAACCGAAGCGTTAAGGGCAGAAAAACCAAGGGCAAATCCCCGGCCTAA
- a CDS encoding TetR/AcrR family transcriptional regulator, with translation MQCPNTPQAENKCQILLDAAEQLIEEQGIISFKFSDIAKVANTSTGSVYKFFESKEDVLLCLFLRSATSNNIPDILDTHPELTPQERFLVPIVTTYQTVMKSSSFMSLRAVSVNSKVWPLASCEKVDRFKLRCNRFFDLIHMLAVEARDSGVLEESDERLLLLAQMIYFQLYGQSTAYESKLIEKLVEAQRSQAQMEGILTIVNAFNWTQPATREQYETLDSMVSEYIARGIKSKLSCKKCLDANLQIRRLS, from the coding sequence ATGCAATGCCCCAACACCCCCCAGGCGGAAAACAAATGCCAGATATTGTTGGATGCAGCTGAGCAACTAATTGAAGAACAGGGAATTATTTCTTTCAAGTTCTCCGATATTGCCAAGGTGGCCAATACCTCAACGGGTTCGGTCTACAAGTTCTTCGAAAGTAAGGAGGATGTGTTGCTGTGTCTGTTTTTGCGCAGTGCCACCTCCAACAACATTCCGGATATTCTCGATACTCACCCTGAGCTTACCCCTCAGGAGCGTTTCCTGGTGCCCATAGTCACCACCTACCAGACGGTGATGAAGAGCAGCAGTTTTATGTCTCTTCGGGCGGTGTCGGTGAACTCCAAGGTGTGGCCGCTGGCCAGTTGCGAAAAGGTGGACAGGTTCAAGCTCAGGTGCAATCGGTTCTTCGATCTGATCCACATGCTCGCCGTCGAGGCCAGGGATTCCGGGGTACTGGAGGAGAGCGATGAACGCCTGCTCCTGCTGGCACAGATGATCTACTTCCAGCTCTACGGTCAGTCCACCGCCTACGAGAGCAAGCTGATTGAGAAGCTGGTCGAAGCCCAGCGGAGTCAGGCTCAGATGGAGGGGATACTGACCATAGTCAACGCCTTCAACTGGACACAGCCCGCTACCCGGGAGCAGTACGAAACTCTGGACAGCATGGTCTCCGAGTACATCGCCCGGGGCATCAAGAGCAAACTCTCCTGCAAGAAGTGTCTGGACGCCAACCTGCAGATTCGTCGCCTGAGCTGA
- a CDS encoding flavocytochrome c: protein MTTDINKRSTLKMLGAMTLTGAAAPFAAQAGSCDHSKVQWDDTYEVICVGSGFTGLAAAIEAKRKGARSVLVIEKMPYCGGNGVINAGQACFADTPLQKKLGIKDSAELMVNDQLKAGRGIASRELLEHNAKLGPYAFQMTKECGAVYLDFCQQPGGHSAPRSHQVVERSGAGIIRPMLAECERQGITVLTRTKFDDLLFDDAGHVIGVQVTKGHYHDRPALGKPAKLRAAKGVVMATGGFTQNIRLRMAQDPTLTEEVVSTNAPGATGDGLVAMMKAGANPVHLAHIQSGPWASPDEGGFGYAPNYAIFNFPHSIAIDLMTGRRFMSELADRKTRADAELQRRDAKGNPLPAILLTSKKHSSQNQHSLDNVLEAKVGWEFDSLEAVAKHFDIPLEPLKAQVKEWNGYVSAGKDTQFGKPMNLTKGKEMSAPYTVIRLWPKVHYCMGGVQINTKAEVIAAASGEPIPGLYAGGEVAGGVHGVSRLGGCSIPDCLAMGITAARSIMTA, encoded by the coding sequence ATGACAACCGACATCAATAAACGCAGCACGCTGAAAATGCTGGGTGCCATGACCCTGACCGGCGCCGCTGCCCCATTCGCTGCACAGGCCGGCTCCTGTGACCACTCCAAGGTCCAGTGGGACGACACCTATGAGGTGATCTGCGTAGGGTCCGGCTTTACCGGGCTGGCCGCCGCCATCGAAGCCAAACGCAAGGGCGCCCGCTCGGTACTGGTGATTGAGAAGATGCCCTATTGCGGCGGCAATGGCGTCATCAACGCAGGTCAGGCCTGCTTCGCCGACACTCCGCTGCAGAAAAAGCTGGGCATCAAGGACTCCGCAGAGCTGATGGTCAATGACCAGCTCAAGGCAGGGCGCGGCATCGCCAGCCGCGAGCTGCTGGAGCACAACGCCAAGCTGGGGCCTTACGCCTTCCAGATGACCAAGGAGTGCGGTGCCGTTTACCTAGATTTCTGCCAACAGCCCGGCGGTCACTCAGCCCCTCGCAGCCACCAGGTGGTGGAACGCTCAGGAGCTGGCATCATCCGTCCCATGCTGGCTGAATGTGAGCGTCAGGGCATCACGGTGCTGACCCGCACCAAGTTTGACGATCTGCTGTTCGATGACGCAGGCCATGTCATCGGTGTCCAGGTCACCAAGGGGCACTACCATGACCGCCCTGCCCTGGGTAAGCCTGCCAAGCTGCGTGCCGCTAAGGGCGTGGTGATGGCTACCGGCGGCTTTACTCAGAACATCCGTCTGCGCATGGCTCAGGACCCCACCCTGACCGAAGAGGTGGTCTCCACCAATGCCCCCGGCGCCACCGGCGATGGCCTGGTCGCCATGATGAAGGCGGGGGCCAACCCGGTTCACCTGGCCCACATTCAGTCCGGTCCCTGGGCCTCCCCGGATGAAGGCGGTTTTGGCTACGCGCCCAATTACGCCATCTTCAACTTCCCCCACTCCATCGCCATCGACCTGATGACCGGCCGCCGCTTTATGAGCGAACTGGCAGACCGAAAAACCCGGGCCGATGCCGAGCTGCAGCGCCGTGATGCCAAAGGCAACCCTCTGCCAGCGATTCTGCTGACCTCCAAGAAGCACTCCAGCCAAAACCAGCACAGCCTGGATAACGTGCTGGAAGCCAAGGTGGGGTGGGAATTTGACTCGCTGGAAGCCGTTGCCAAGCACTTCGACATCCCTCTGGAGCCTCTTAAGGCCCAGGTGAAGGAGTGGAACGGCTATGTGTCTGCAGGCAAGGACACCCAGTTCGGCAAGCCGATGAACCTGACCAAGGGTAAGGAGATGTCAGCCCCCTACACCGTTATTCGTCTCTGGCCCAAGGTGCATTACTGCATGGGCGGCGTTCAGATCAACACCAAAGCCGAGGTGATCGCCGCGGCCTCCGGCGAGCCCATTCCCGGTCTGTACGCCGGCGGCGAAGTTGCCGGTGGCGTGCACGGCGTCAGCCGCCTGGGTGGCTGCTCCATTCCCGACTGCCTGGCCATGGGTATCACCGCGGCCCGCTCCATCATGACTGCGTGA
- a CDS encoding cytochrome c3 family protein, translating to MKLKTTLAIALAFSMLGGAQAATLTKMGAKQGRSFHEFNYEDGCKSCHDQGMRKPPSDQSCQQCHDLPELIEATANKEKQWKNPHNNMHYGDKVPCIECHGEHKSKKPLCSNCHNFDFKNFNEN from the coding sequence ATGAAACTGAAAACGACTCTGGCCATCGCCTTGGCCTTCTCCATGCTGGGCGGTGCCCAGGCGGCGACCCTGACCAAGATGGGCGCCAAACAGGGCCGCAGCTTCCATGAATTCAACTACGAGGACGGCTGCAAGAGCTGCCACGATCAGGGGATGCGCAAGCCTCCCTCAGATCAGAGCTGTCAGCAGTGCCATGACTTACCAGAACTGATTGAGGCCACTGCCAACAAGGAGAAGCAGTGGAAAAACCCTCACAACAACATGCACTACGGTGACAAGGTCCCTTGTATCGAGTGCCACGGCGAGCACAAATCCAAAAAGCCCTTGTGCAGTAACTGCCATAACTTTGATTTCAAAAACTTTAATGAAAACTAA
- a CDS encoding cupin domain-containing protein — protein MKKTIAVAVSSIFLATPFIANAKDHSPIPTPLVSSTHAPVWEIPEECRDPLAEKYIAGLESGKYTLANIPADDTIAKDKRHWLTFDESGKNVVECKDGDIKNSPSNYCWKELSDAPSVMGIVSMGKTDHAPHYHPQGECYYIASGKTETLAQNQMQSIEKGQYFWINDYAIHNIPNLNSEKLTIFYWYPGDANWGSFKYRWIDDVKNHQPAEAAFHKVDEIRKAAWGYGPYGTNEEK, from the coding sequence ATGAAAAAAACTATTGCAGTTGCCGTTTCCTCTATATTTTTGGCTACTCCATTTATTGCCAATGCCAAGGACCATTCTCCTATTCCAACTCCTCTGGTCAGCTCCACACACGCCCCTGTTTGGGAAATTCCAGAGGAGTGTCGCGATCCTCTGGCTGAGAAATACATCGCCGGTCTGGAGTCCGGTAAATACACCCTGGCCAACATCCCTGCCGATGACACCATCGCCAAAGACAAGCGCCACTGGCTGACCTTCGATGAGAGCGGCAAGAACGTGGTTGAGTGTAAAGATGGCGACATCAAGAACTCTCCCTCCAACTACTGCTGGAAAGAGCTGTCTGACGCCCCCTCCGTCATGGGTATTGTGTCCATGGGCAAAACCGACCACGCCCCTCACTACCACCCTCAGGGCGAGTGCTACTACATCGCCAGCGGTAAGACCGAGACCCTGGCTCAGAACCAGATGCAGTCCATCGAGAAGGGGCAGTACTTCTGGATCAACGACTACGCCATCCACAACATCCCCAACCTGAACAGCGAAAAGCTGACCATCTTCTACTGGTACCCAGGTGACGCCAACTGGGGCAGCTTCAAGTACCGCTGGATCGATGACGTGAAGAACCACCAGCCTGCGGAAGCCGCGTTCCACAAGGTGGATGAAATTCGTAAAGCGGCCTGGGGCTACGGCCCATACGGCACCAACGAAGAGAAGTAA